In Hydractinia symbiolongicarpus strain clone_291-10 chromosome 4, HSymV2.1, whole genome shotgun sequence, the following proteins share a genomic window:
- the LOC130640725 gene encoding mucin-16-like isoform X3, which produces MKQEALRKEKQEFIKQHEKEKKKVLNQAKLVDKLNEKLKQSRVQVKNLIAARKQFEKEKEKLTKEIHKLQTKNRTSMQKPRPGKASRKSPSGVLSPSPSPPHYHHNTAIDNQGQERKTLLKNMVFKKESKSHSSSSASSDSSCDSESESDDDLKYRLNQILRSTMTSSTRLRLPTYLSPPLSPMPPSPLRVPNSNNNNKGEFNRNSPLVEEAEKIPDADVDIEDSDIAMNDEATLFGDISQSDNDEDFTPLADIPIENTNSFDENVLRSSDKIEHLSENSFKNVLGTPMETTISLNNSLTNNTEYKETLNNTESQEALNNTESQETLNNGVYEETLNNTEYEGTMNNTESEDTLNNTEAKEKENLEKQDNEKKCTFNESEVINKSLNSTKTDFVVSSVGYNLSSPKQQTAIYNCTELVGKKKMQPHHSRSLSFSGTNSDSAFRPVTRSISNLCIKHFEKEFNSKNESITFLSQDTSSQDFKVKKTSSDIEPEPPSAMQNVVKHEDKKIHRNTFKEESLSKSKTGNSIITNCRDVSKTFDLNSETTMDLSCSVKDQDIDESETICSFTNNIPNKPPSVSNDTESKHHDVVTHNKSLPSIISLRKRKASASELNSPKTKMKLTPSPLPVDVNEKESRVVDKNITVHTNDDKENTEQEKETIYPDDTELEKNTDPKKNDSGSVESNLSDEIIVIKKKPLTTRVKKYTNKRRTIITKRKHFVSIAMPILLESISDDKPAIKTSLFEEHANDSEVASFDLATNTSDKKEVHGNNINPDKATGDIYLSPITSEDSHKNSVVDRIPVATSLSIFTTIASHNCPKVTFTCAKTNPASVTRTTRTVLRRHSLFSGSSTSSVPAQRIDRSRSLSPSMFKPPSPPLSPIPPSPRRSMLTPIISPLPTTPLPESVSPLPPSPKITSPPLIRGSALLCSDNSTVFVPKPLAHKSLNAAKELNFSRTVANSVKNTDGTIVNFSRGPVASTATSQGNLEVHKPLVSNPMRQNAAEKIIERADANFASKSHYEQHAACAKKLKTFLSNSNKKQGHNTKRLCNSSTISKAPLSKVPKTITSSVSFKQSEVVETTSKLNQVSKLSSTYTTTSAAFTTTSVLMYSVASPAVDTGVSSVTDVIMSQATNIRMLPKNPTATPLARLPKTISLAVTSVSSVITPTLPAVDSTVSTGMDAFTSVVTSVSSPVTTPNLPTRGNNVSAALDSCILPIVDTISLAVNSISSSVATPTVVAVHTTVPATMNDCTSDKKSPILTVIKPKSLPKDTTISVTMNTCTSLSLVTTSSVVTSAITSLVTAKLPITCTTTSIAMDSCTLQHTYITVPRTSNSSLLPAISATTCSSTTTCSSLLTTMPQCIVKATPVFIGTTISVVTRDSNRKHENRVSHPIVSGAVSKKQNPQPLLKGDSSRYVSSSEDDCLQIITEDSSQDETSSKPQKATIPKKKQPIMKSLSSAHKFTEHLTRPVSEKEVTAKISATETKEEEGEISNSDEEALRIAPEVDKQKKTIGNMEISVVAAPGKVKRFPTNISKKLDKNKKKRNPKETEVGFTLKLLQKYLNTSINQDNLIAALRDRQNLSHVINLNKAYLLLLRTCEETLLPKILRCLETGDSICECEGNMCQVCSQLTCQCPRELPDFCTECNKRRSQQNSGELDLDAQLRKNIFRVCHPKAEKLCTPILTPAEHSLLMIFQEITREKHLENACNSLLNLLHETIFSNQEMLSCERMALCRFYAATCRVYDRLDELVSFIYSLAYDSLPISYPMVFVTCYSVWPSILARADIWSHNQDESEKLTLYKVKLSPLSAVLQLVALGDAVARKESTCQKILEKLLDIKWSSNACYYEDVASELFSLLCNSQLSYVTKSEDGSLVMCEFVFPVIKAMQVLCKRLGWEWCYNVLIVEKSWNVLRAWSEGEKSVCNDTVAIVIRLIGHLCRGGFACGYRDFTELASTLSSFLQKILDCETVAESVHIATAYTLLDIAPSDPEKCSFVLRTWLDQCEKAYTIPQSLRQNISYLAPR; this is translated from the exons ATGAAACAAGAGGCCTTGAGAAAGGAAAAGCAAGAATTTATAAAACAacatgaaaaagaaaagaaaaa AGTATTAAATCAAGCAAAATTAGTGGACAagttaaatgaaaaattaaaacaaagtcGAG TACAAGTGAAGAATTTAATTGCAGCACGCAAACAGTTTGAGAAGGAGAAGGAAAAGTTAACAAAAGAAATTCATAAACTGCAG acaAAGAACAGAACATCGATGCAGAAACCCAGGCCTG gTAAGGCAAGCCGAAAGTCTCCCAGTGGGGTATTATCTCCTTCACCGTCTCCACCTCACTATCACCATAACACGGCAATAGATAATCAAGGACAGGAAAGGAAAACACTTCTAAAGAACATGGT attTAAGAAGGAATCGAAAAGTCATTCGTCTTCGTCAGCATCCAGTGATTCAAGCTGCGATAGTGAAAGCGAAAGTG ATGACGATTTAAAATATCGGTTGAATCAGATATTACGTTCTACAATGACATCTTCAACAAGGCTTCGCCTACCAACATATCTATCACCGCCACTATCCCCAATGCCTCCATCACCTCTACGAGTAccaaatagtaataataataacaagggTGAATTTAATCGCAATTCTCCTTTAGTCGAAGAAGCAGAAAAGATACCAGATGCTGATGTTGATATAGAGGACAGTGACATTGCAATGAATGATGAGGCTACACTGTTTGGTGATATCAGTCAATCAGATAATGATGAGGATTTCACACCTTTAGCTGATATTCCTATCGAAAACACAAACTCATTTGATGAAAATGTTCTCAGAAGCAGTGATAAAATAGAACACTTatctgaaaacagttttaagaaTGTACTGGGTACACCTATGGAAACTACAATTAGTTTAAATAATTCTCTTACTAACAACACAGAATATAAAGAAACATTGAATAACACAGAATCTCAAGAGGCATTGAACAACACAGAATCTCAAGAGACATTGAACAATGGAGTATATGAAGAAACATTAAACAACACAGAATATGAAGGGACAATGAACAACACAGAATCTGAAGATACATTAAACAACACAGAAGCAAAAGAGAAAGAGAATTTGGAAAAACaagataatgaaaaaaaatgtaccTTTAACGAGTCTGAAGTTATAAACAAAAGTCTTAATTCCACCAAGACAGACTTTGTTGTTTCCAGTGTGGGATATAATTTATCTTCGCCAAAACAACAGACTGCAATTTATAATTGTACGGAGTTGGTTGGCAAGAAAAAAATGCAACCCCACCATTCAAGATCACTGTCATTTTCAGGCACTAATTCAGACTCTGCTTTTAGGCCAGTTACTCGAAGTATATCTAATTTGTGCATAAAACATTTTGAGAAAGAatttaacagtaaaaatgaaTCTATAACTTTCCTAAGTCAGGACACATCAAGTCAAgattttaaggttaaaaaaacCAGTAGTGATATTGAACCAGAACCACCTTCAGCAATGCAAAATGTTGTAAAGCACgaagacaaaaaaatacatagaaacacaTTTAAGGAGGAATCGTTATCAAAATCGAAGACAGGAAATTCAATAATTACAAATTGTCGAGATGTTAGTAAAACATTTGATCTTAATTCTGAAACAACAATGGACCTGTCTTGTAGCGTTAAAGATCAAGACATTGATGAAAGTGAAACAATTTGCTCTTTTACTAACAATATTCCGAATAAACCACCCAGTGTATCAAACGATACGGAATCGAAACACCATGATGTTGTTACACACAACAAATCTCTTCCATCAATAATATCACTACGGAAAAGAAAAGCTTCAGCAAGTGAACTTAACTCCCCTAAAACCAAAATGAAGTTGACACCATCGCCTTTACCAGTTGATGTGAATGAAAAAGAAAGTCGGGTTGTTGATAAAAATATTACAGTGCATACGAATGACGATAAAGAAAATACAGAACAGGAAAAAGAGACTATTTATCCGGATGATACTGAATTAGAGAAAAATACTGATCCGAAGAAGAATGATAGTGGTTCAGTGGAAAGCAATTTATCTGATGAGATTATTGTGATCAAGAAAAAGCCACTTACCACACGTgtgaaaaagtatacaaacaaacgtAGAACAATAATCactaaaagaaaacattttgtgtCTATTGCAATGCCTATATTATTAGAAAGCATTTCTGACGATAAACCTGCAATTAAGACCTCTCTTTTCGAAGAGCATGCCAATGATTCGGAGGTAGCCTCCTTTGATTTGGCAACAAATACAAGTGATAAAAAAGAAGTGCATGGCAACAACATAAACCCAGATAAAGCAACTGGTGATATTTACTTATCTCCAATTACATCTGAGGATAGTCACAAAAATAGTGTTGTTGATCGGATCCCTGTAGCGACTTCGCTTAGCATTTTCACCACCATTGCAAGTCACAATTGTCCAAAAGTAACTTTCACTTGTGCAAAAACAAATCCTGCAAGTGTGACTAGAACAACAAGAACAGTCTTGCGAAGACATTCATTGTTTAGCGGTAGTAGTACTTCTTCGGTTCCAGCACAGCGTATTGATCGCAGCAGATCGCTTAGTCCAAGTATGTTTAAACCACCTTCGCCACCACTGTCACCGATACCCCCTTCCCCGAGAAGATCAATGCTGACACCCATAATATCCCCTTTACCTACAACACCCCTACCGGAATCAGTTTCGCCTTTACCTCCTTCGCCAAAAATTACCTCACCTCCATTAATAAGAGGTTCTGCATTACTGTGTTCTGATAACAGCACCGTGTTTGTACCAAAGCCTCTTGCACATAAAAGTTTGAATGCTGCTAAAGAATTGAACTTTTCCAGGACAGTTGCTAACAGTGTTAAAAATACGGACGGTACAATAGTTAACTTTAGCAGAGGACCTGTCGCTAGTACAGCAACATCACAAGGTAATTTAGAAGTTCACAAGCCATTAGTTTCAAATCCAATGAGACAAAATGCTGCTGAAAAAATCATAGAAAGGGCAGATGCAAATTTTGCCTCTAAATCACATTATGAGCAGCATGCTGCTTGtgctaaaaaacttaaaacctTCTTATCAAATTCGAACAAGAAACAAGGCCATAACACAAAAAGGCTGTGCAACTCATCTACAATCTCAAAGGCTCCGTTATCTAAAGTCCCAAAGACGATTACTTCATCTGTTTCCTTTAAACAGTCAGAAGTCGTTGAAACAACTTCCAAGCTAAACCAAGTAAGTAAATTATCTTCCACCTATACTACCACATCTGCTGCCTTCACGACGACGTCAGTTTTGATGTACAGCGTTGCATCACCTGCTGTGGACACAGGTGTATCATCAGTCACCGATGTAATTATGTCTCAAGCAACAAATATTAGAATGCTACCAAAAAACCCAACTGCCACTCCTTTAGCTCGATTACCGAAAACCATTTCATTAGCAGTTACCAGTGTGTCATCTGTTATCACACCTACGCTTCCAGCAGTGGATAGTACAGTATCAACAGGCATGGATGCCTTTACATCAGTAGTGACAAGTGTGTCTTCACCTGTAACTACACCTAATTTACCAACTAGGGGTAACAATGTATCAGCAGCTTTGGATAGCTGTATCTTGCCTATTGTGGACACTATTTCACTAGCAGTTAACAGTATATCATCATCTGTTGCCACACCTACAGTTGTTGCAGTGCATACCACTGTACCAGCAACTATGAATGACTGTACATCAGATAAAAAGAGTCCGATTTTAACAGTAATCAAACCTAAGTCACTACCTAAGGATACCACCATATCAGTAACCATGAATACCTGTACATCATTATCTTTAGTCACTACTTCGTCAGTAGTTACCAGTGCAATAACATCCCTTGTTACTGCTAAGTTGCCAATTACATGTACTACTACATCAATAGCTATGGATAGTTGTACGTTACAACATACATATATCACTGTCCCACGAACTTCCAACAGTTCTTTATTACCAGCTATCAGTGCGACGACATGCAGCAGTACAACCACCTGTTCTTCTCTCCTTACCACCATGCCACAATGTATCGTTAAGGCTACACCCGTTTTTATTGGTACAACGATATCAGTAGTAACAAGAGATAGTAACAGGAAGCATGAAAATAGGGTATCACACCCAATTGTGTCTGGTGCAGTTTCTAAGAAACAAAATCCTCAACCATTACTGAAGGGCGATTCATCGAGATACGTTAGCAGTTCTGAAGATGATTGTTTGCAAATTATCACAGAAGATTCAAGTCAAGACGAAACTAGTTCTAAACCTCAAAAAGCTACTATTCCAAAGAAAAAGCAACCGATTATGAAGAGTCTTTCCTCTGCACATAAATTTACCGAACATTTAACAAGACCTGTATCAGAAAAAGAGGTAACTGCCAAAATCTCTGCTACAGAAActaaagaagaagaaggagaaaTATCTAACAGTGATGAAGAAGCATTAAGGATTGCACCTGAAGTTGACAAGCAGAAAAAAACAATTGGCAATATGGAAATTTCCGTAGTGGCTGCTCCAGGGAAAGTAAAACGATTTCCCACCAATATCTCCAAGAAGctggacaaaaataaaaagaaacgcAACCCTAAAGAAACTGAAGTTGGCTTTACTTTAAAACTGCTCCAAAAGTATCTGAACACATCAATAAATCAGGATAACTTGATTGCAGCTCTAAGAGATCGTCAAAATTTAAGTCACGTGATTAACCTGAACAAAgcttatttgttgttgttgcgtaCCTGCGAGGAAACACTACTGCCGAAAATATTGCGATGTCTGGAGACGGGTGATTCAATTTGTGAGTGCGAGGGTAACATGTGTCAAGTCTGTTCTCAGTTGACATGTCAATGCCCAAGGGAATTACCTGACTTTTGCACCGAATGTAATAAAAGACGTTCACAACAAAACAGTGGGGAATTGGACTTAGACGCGCAACttcgaaaaaacatttttcgagTTTGTCATCCGAAAGCTGAGAAACTGTGTACGCCGATTTTAACACCAGCTGAACATAGTCTTTTAATGATATTTCAAGAAATCACAAGAGAAAAACATCTGGAGAATGCGTGTAACTCATTGCTTAACCTGCTACACGAAACAATATTCTCTAACCAAGAAATGCTTTCCTGTGAGAGAATGGCATTATG CCGTTTTTATGCAGCAACGTGTCGTGTGTATGACAGACTTGACGAGCTGGTGTCTTTCATCTACTCACTGGCGTACGATTCACTCCCAATCAGCTATCCCATGGTTTTTGTAACTTGTTATTCCGTATGGCCTTCTATTCTCGCAAGGGCAGATATTTGGTCACACAATCAAGATGAAAGCGAAAAGCTAACGTTGTATAAAGTGAAACTTTCTCCCTTGTCTGCTGTTCTTCAGCTGGTTGCATTAGGAGATGCAGTGGCCAGAAAGGAATCAACGTGCCAGAAG ATTTTGGAGAAGTTACTTGACATTAAGTGGTCATCAAATGCATGTTATTATGAAGATGTAGCCAGTGAATTGTTCTCCCTGCTATGCAACTCCCAGCTTTCGTACGTGACGAAATCAGAAG atgGAAGTTTGGTGATGTGTGAGTTTGTATTCCCAGTTATAAAAGCCATGCAGGTGTTATGTAAACGATTGGGTTGGGAATGGTGCTATAATGTGCTTATTGTTGAAAAATCGTGGAATGTATTGAGGGCGTGGTCGGAGGGTGAAAAAAGTGTGTGTAATGATACTGTGGCTATTGTTATACGCTTAATAG GTCATCTTTGTCGTGGCGGTTTCGCTTGTGGTTATCGAGATTTCACTGAATTGGCAAGCACTCTGTCCTCTTTTTTGCAGAAGATTTTAGACTGCGAAACAG tAGCAGAAAGCGTGCACATTGCGACTGCTTACACCTTGTTGGATATTGCACCAAGTGATCCAGAAAAGTGTAGCTTCGTTTTGCGAACTTGGTTGGATCAATGTGAGAAAGCGTACACTATACCCCAATCGTTACGGCAAAATATTTCGTATTTGGCGCCTCgttaa